The Triticum aestivum cultivar Chinese Spring chromosome 4B, IWGSC CS RefSeq v2.1, whole genome shotgun sequence sequence GCTAGGGCTTTTATCATTCCGAACGAGTGGGTTCGACCGTTACCCCTCCCATACCGAACGAAACATTCGATCTGGGGTGCTCCCAAACCCCATATCGGGTCCTaaatttaaatatattttttgccATCGCAATCCTCAATTGGCATGGCAAATTTTAGCTAAATATAATGGCAAATTTTCACTTTTATTGCCATGgcatttcttaatcttttttatttTCCATGGCAATTTTACAAATTTTCATGCCAAAATTACCTATATCTAAATGGAAAATATTTAACTATTATTGCCATGGAACTTTCACATTTATTTGCTTACCAATACTGCCTTGGAAAATTTACTTAAACCGCCTTGGTAATTTTTACTCTTTATTTTCCATTGGCTAAATTATCTATATCAACATGGGAACATGGAAAATTTCACTTTCATCTTTTTTCAAGGGATTTTTACTTACAAAGCAACTTGCCATGACATTTTTTCTGTGCCATTGCGTCTTTTTGTCCATGGCAAAATCTATTTTGTGAAAGACGAATGTCATTCTCTGGTTTGCATCAATGGGATTTTTTAGTTCTCAATTTCCCCCTTTTTAATGGCAATTTTTTTTTGCATAGCATAGCAAAGTCTGGTCTTTATTTCACAAGCTTAAAATATGTCTTTTAGTCACAGTACAAACTGGGCCATATTGGGCTCTGTGCTTTTACCCCTCTTGATAACCCCTCTTGCCCTCCCTCCTATATCATAAAAGCCGCCCGCACTCCATCGCCTCGCCGCCGTTCCCCGCAACCCCCTGTCCTCTGTCGACCCAATCTCACATCGATCACCCGGTGCTTCGTCCTCCTCTCCAGATCAAATCTTACGCCCGCTCGCCCGAGGTGAGCACATGCTTGTACATCCCGATCAGCCTGGAGTTCCGATTGGTTGGTAGGCGCTGGTTCGTAGGTCTCGGATCCAGCCAGCGTGGTCTCCCTCCGCCTCCGGAGTTGCTCGTTCCGATTGTGGTTGGTAGGCGCGGCGCGGCGCCGTCTTGTATCCTGCCTGCCTCTGGCTTTGAGTATTCATTCGTATGAGGAGGAACCTCGACTAGGATAGGATTTAATTAGTTAGGGTTTGTTTGTTTGGTAACACCACCTAGTTAGGGTTTGTTCGGTTATCCGTAATAAGGAATCAATCTGacgttttagggtttagggtttgctTGGTTGTGGTCAGATTTTGGTTTCTCAAAAGGTGTATGAATTCTTCAACTGTGCCTGTACAGGATAGCTGGATAAGGTATTAATTTGGATGGAATTCATGCTATGTTGTTCGATTTCAGTTTATGCCTGCCAGAATGTTAAATTTTTTGTTTTATCAACTGTGTTTGAGCGTACTAGATTTTTTGTTGCATATTCATCTTCTTGCTCTGTTTGGATAGGTAACAATTAATATTTGGGATCCTAAAATATCTATGCACTGGCAGCACTTAACCTGCAGCTGCTGATTAATGTTGTAGTCATATGTGCTGCTTTCCAGCTCTCTTGTTTGGATAGGTATTTGGTTATCGTTTGTAAATGCTGGTTTGGTTTTCTGTGCTCACTATGCCCTTGCACATGGGATGCAATTTTTTTATTTCCCTTCTGTTTAGTTTATTGTTTCCTTTGATGGTGATGCAATTTTGTTGCTCACACAATAATACAATGAATGATGGCATCTCTATCTACTTTGAACCAAAATATATTATATTCCCCCCTCTGTTAATTATTTTTCTGTTTTGGGTATTCATTCATTTTGTTTAGTTGCCTATCAGTATAAATACATGGCTGGATTGCTTTCACTTCATATTAATAACTATTCTGTCGCACAATGCAAATATACATATGCTGTCCTAACTAATTAAGTAGAAGCTTGGATTGGTGCTGTATGGTCTCTTCCTGACATTAAGTCCTCCTCTGTTTGTGCTGTCTGTTTCTGCTGCTGCAGTCTTCTTCGCCGCCAAAAGGAAATGATGCTCTACAAAATCCACTCCCATGCCCAAATCCAAGACCTGCAGGCCCGCTCCGATGAGCTGGGCCACTCCAATAAGTCCATGCTTGTGAGTCTTGTCTCTCTGGAGTCGGTGCGCATAGCGCGCGAGTCGTATGCACTCCTCCGCCCGCTGATCATGGAGTCGAGGTCCTGGGAATGCCCGCAGGTGGATTCCCTCTCGGACGTGGCAGGCTTGTCGCTGGAAATCCAAAAGCTCGAGCATGATGTGTTACCCCAGCTCAAGCTTCAGGAGGGTAAGCTGGAACGGGGTGCCCTGGAAGCCCTCCTACTCATGAAGAACTCAGCAAGTAAGCTCTTACATTCGAGGAAGTGCTTTGAGGAAGCCTTGGGCGTATTGCTTGCCAAGGAGGATCTGGTCTCAGCCAAAGTCAAAAGGCCGAGCATGATGCTAAACGATACTGCTGTTCATGTACTCAAAGCTAACAACACTCGCTTGTTTAAGGAGCTTGTCCAGCTGGTCACCGATGTGTTGGAGACCCCGGTTCGTTTCTGTGATACTCGTAAGCATAAGTATTCTGATGAGTAGACTTATCAGCCAGCTCGAGGCTGTTGTGATGAGTATTTCTTAGGGGCGTGGCAAACAGTTTAGAATCAACCCTTTATGTTTGGATGTGTTATTAATGGATTTTAAATGATATGTAtcttgggtagtgttttctcattctgTGCTAGTCGGGTACAACTTGCAATTACtttcagtttttttttttgagaaatacagTCACATGGAGGTATTCGCTCTTTTTGGGAATATA is a genomic window containing:
- the LOC123089840 gene encoding uncharacterized protein, whose amino-acid sequence is MMLYKIHSHAQIQDLQARSDELGHSNKSMLVSLVSLESVRIARESYALLRPLIMESRSWECPQVDSLSDVAGLSLEIQKLEHDVLPQLKLQEGKLERGALEALLLMKNSASKLLHSRKCFEEALGVLLAKEDLVSAKVKRPSMMLNDTAVHVLKANNTRLFKELVQLVTDVLETPVRFCDTRKHKYSDE